From Streptomyces griseorubiginosus, one genomic window encodes:
- a CDS encoding sugar ABC transporter permease: MRSVLGDRRAIAVLLGPALLVYTLVMLVPMGWSLGYTFFKGNVIEGFTFGGLGNFEKLWHDPQAHSALWFTFKYALAVSAGQILCGYLLALLYVFVLRRSSAVVRTLVFFPVILPTVAVALMFQKLFAVAPQNGLANVAIEGLGLHHGDWFASAGGSFVVLVVMDVWRSMGFYGVLIFAGLLDIPDETLESARLDGATGWRLIRHIVLPLSAPVLLSSVVFSINGTLKVFDSVLALTNGGPGSGTTPLTLYMFRTAFSYGDYGYGSTIASLLTVVCLGVTLVVFRFSRRDLTKG; the protein is encoded by the coding sequence ATGCGTTCAGTTCTGGGAGACCGCCGTGCCATCGCCGTCCTGCTCGGCCCGGCGCTGCTGGTGTACACCCTGGTGATGCTGGTGCCGATGGGCTGGTCCCTCGGGTACACCTTCTTCAAGGGCAACGTCATCGAGGGCTTCACCTTCGGCGGGCTCGGCAACTTCGAGAAGCTGTGGCACGACCCGCAGGCCCACTCGGCGCTGTGGTTCACCTTCAAGTACGCGCTCGCCGTCAGCGCCGGGCAGATCCTCTGCGGCTATCTGCTCGCGCTGCTCTACGTGTTCGTCCTGCGCAGGTCGTCCGCGGTCGTGCGCACGCTGGTGTTCTTCCCGGTGATCCTCCCGACGGTCGCCGTGGCCCTGATGTTCCAGAAGCTCTTCGCCGTCGCCCCCCAGAACGGCCTGGCCAACGTCGCCATCGAAGGACTCGGCCTCCACCACGGCGACTGGTTCGCGAGCGCCGGCGGCTCCTTCGTCGTCCTCGTCGTCATGGACGTGTGGCGCTCCATGGGCTTCTACGGCGTCCTCATCTTCGCCGGGCTCCTCGACATCCCCGACGAGACGCTCGAGTCGGCCCGGCTGGACGGCGCCACCGGCTGGCGGCTGATCCGGCACATCGTCCTGCCGCTGTCGGCGCCGGTGCTGCTGTCCTCGGTGGTGTTCAGCATCAACGGCACCCTCAAGGTGTTCGACTCGGTCCTCGCCCTGACCAACGGCGGCCCGGGCAGCGGCACGACACCCCTGACCCTCTACATGTTCCGCACCGCCTTCTCCTACGGCGACTACGGCTACGGCAGCACCATCGCCTCGCTGCTCACCGTGGTCTGCCTCGGCGTCACCCTCGTCGTCTTCCGCTTCTCGCGCCGCGACCTGACCAAGGGCTGA
- a CDS encoding family 78 glycoside hydrolase catalytic domain yields MTPEPVPTPAAPTAEHHREPFGIGESSPRLSWKTTAPAGWTQHAYQIEVTRAEGTYRTDWVTSQDSVLVPWPLGPLTSREACAVRVRVRAADEPAGDWSPPLHIEAGLLAPGDWTARAVSPREPDSERQPPLLRKEFTAAADIERARLYVTAHGLYEIEINGRRVGDHALAPGWTSYHHRLRYQTHDVTEHLRTGANAIGAWLADGWYRGRLGFGGGHADLYGDRVALLAQLEICHRDGTVTVIGTDPSWRAGRGPILSAGLLDGETYDAREEPAGWSSPGFDDAHWSPVDVVPRDPATLVAPTGPPVRCTEEITPVLVTALGDDRLLVDFGQNLVGRVRVTVSGPAGHMLVIRHAEVLQDGELCVRPLRGAASTDRYTLRGGGPETWEPRFTLHGFRYAEITGWRGGGFPGRDIVARVYHTDMARTGWFACSNDQVNRLHQNVVWSLRGNFVDLPTDCPQRDERLGWTGDIQIFAPTAAFLYDCHGMLTSWLRDVAVEQHEDGTVPWYVPEIPGGEQWTPARPGAGWGDVVALTPWDLYRASGDTGLLAAQYDSARRWVDLVTELADASGLWNRGYQLGDWLDPFAPPDDPGAGRTDRHLIATAYYAWSLRHVAWTAGVLGRHDERDRYGHLADRVRRAFTDAYVLPGGLMTSDTQTAYAVALQFDLLPDARARAVAGRRLAELVTEGGHTIQTGFIGTPLVAPALTATRHDDTAYALLLQQECPSWLYALKHDATTVWERWDSMLPDGTVNPGEMTSFNHYALGAVAQWLHGTVAGLAAGEPGYRDIVFRPRPGGGITWAHAAHESPYGRVEIRWELDETGLTVTATVPTGATARIEWPDGDVTVLPTGTTTTRRTDLGSPTA; encoded by the coding sequence ATGACCCCGGAGCCCGTACCCACGCCGGCCGCCCCGACGGCGGAGCACCACCGGGAGCCGTTCGGCATCGGCGAGTCCTCGCCCCGCCTCTCCTGGAAGACCACAGCACCGGCCGGCTGGACACAGCACGCCTACCAGATCGAGGTGACCCGCGCCGAGGGGACGTACCGCACGGACTGGGTGACCTCGCAGGACTCCGTGCTGGTCCCCTGGCCGCTGGGGCCCCTGACCTCCCGGGAAGCCTGCGCGGTCCGGGTGCGGGTCCGCGCAGCCGACGAGCCGGCCGGCGACTGGAGCCCACCGCTGCACATAGAAGCGGGCCTGCTGGCCCCCGGCGACTGGACCGCCCGGGCGGTCTCACCGCGGGAGCCCGACAGCGAGCGGCAACCCCCCTTGCTGCGCAAGGAGTTCACCGCCGCCGCGGACATCGAGCGCGCCCGGCTGTACGTCACCGCCCACGGCCTCTACGAGATCGAGATCAACGGCCGACGCGTGGGCGACCACGCGCTCGCACCCGGGTGGACCAGCTACCACCACCGGCTGCGCTACCAGACCCACGACGTCACCGAGCACCTGCGCACGGGCGCCAACGCCATCGGCGCCTGGCTGGCCGACGGCTGGTACCGGGGCCGCCTCGGCTTCGGCGGCGGCCACGCCGACCTCTACGGCGACCGGGTAGCCCTCCTCGCCCAGCTGGAGATCTGCCACCGCGACGGGACCGTCACCGTCATCGGCACCGACCCTTCCTGGCGGGCCGGCCGGGGCCCGATCCTGTCCGCGGGGCTGCTCGACGGCGAGACGTACGACGCCCGGGAGGAGCCGGCCGGCTGGTCCAGCCCCGGATTCGACGACGCTCACTGGTCACCGGTGGACGTCGTCCCCCGGGACCCGGCGACCCTGGTCGCGCCCACGGGCCCACCCGTGCGCTGCACCGAGGAGATCACCCCGGTACTGGTGACCGCGCTGGGCGACGACCGGCTGCTGGTGGACTTCGGGCAGAACCTCGTCGGCCGGGTCCGCGTCACCGTCTCCGGCCCGGCCGGGCACATGCTCGTCATCCGGCACGCCGAGGTGCTCCAGGACGGAGAACTGTGCGTCCGCCCCCTGCGCGGCGCCGCGTCCACGGACCGCTACACCCTGCGGGGTGGCGGCCCCGAGACCTGGGAGCCACGCTTCACCCTCCACGGGTTCCGCTACGCCGAGATCACCGGCTGGCGCGGCGGCGGCTTCCCCGGGCGCGACATCGTCGCCCGCGTGTACCACACCGACATGGCGCGGACCGGCTGGTTCGCATGCTCCAACGACCAGGTCAACCGCCTGCACCAGAACGTGGTGTGGAGCCTGCGCGGCAACTTCGTCGACCTCCCCACCGACTGCCCCCAGCGGGACGAGCGGCTCGGCTGGACCGGCGACATCCAGATCTTCGCGCCCACCGCCGCCTTCCTGTACGACTGCCACGGCATGCTCACGTCCTGGCTGCGGGACGTCGCCGTGGAGCAGCACGAGGACGGGACCGTCCCCTGGTACGTCCCCGAGATCCCCGGCGGCGAGCAGTGGACCCCCGCCAGACCGGGCGCGGGCTGGGGCGATGTCGTGGCGCTGACCCCGTGGGATCTGTACCGGGCCTCCGGCGACACCGGACTCCTGGCCGCCCAGTACGACAGCGCACGGCGCTGGGTCGACCTCGTCACGGAACTCGCCGACGCGTCGGGCCTGTGGAACCGGGGCTACCAACTCGGCGACTGGCTCGACCCGTTCGCACCCCCGGACGACCCGGGCGCCGGCCGCACCGACCGCCACCTGATCGCCACGGCGTACTACGCCTGGTCCCTGCGCCATGTGGCGTGGACGGCCGGTGTCCTCGGGCGCCACGACGAACGGGACCGGTACGGGCACCTCGCGGACCGCGTCCGGCGGGCCTTCACCGACGCGTACGTGCTGCCCGGCGGCCTGATGACCAGCGACACCCAGACCGCCTACGCCGTGGCCCTCCAGTTCGATCTCCTCCCGGACGCCCGGGCCCGGGCCGTCGCCGGGCGGCGGCTGGCCGAACTGGTCACCGAGGGCGGGCACACCATCCAGACCGGCTTCATCGGCACCCCGCTGGTGGCACCCGCGCTGACCGCCACCCGCCACGACGACACCGCGTACGCCCTGCTCCTCCAGCAGGAGTGCCCGTCCTGGCTCTACGCGCTCAAGCACGACGCCACCACCGTCTGGGAACGCTGGGACAGCATGCTGCCCGACGGCACGGTCAACCCCGGCGAGATGACCTCGTTCAACCACTACGCCCTCGGCGCCGTCGCCCAGTGGCTGCACGGCACCGTCGCCGGACTGGCCGCGGGTGAGCCCGGCTACCGCGACATCGTGTTCCGCCCCCGACCGGGCGGCGGCATCACCTGGGCGCACGCCGCCCACGAGTCGCCGTACGGGCGCGTCGAGATCCGCTGGGAGCTCGACGAGACCGGGCTCACCGTGACGGCGACCGTGCCCACCGGAGCCACGGCGCGCATCGAGTGGCCCGACGGGGACGTGACCGTCCTGCCGACCGGCACCACGACCACCCGGCGGACGGACCTCGGTTCCCCCACCGCCTGA
- a CDS encoding ABC transporter substrate-binding protein: MHKTLRTRRTTLLATVAAATTSSLLLSACGGGSGSGGDAKAFSLTINDDNHIVQQELTTLSKGSCAAQNKALPLKIQTLPIGNVDQKVQLLAGQNALPVQFAAGGTPQLTKTLDKAGQVLDLEKTLKDLGVWDDLQPAAIKTVENLYGKFNVMPYQFNIEGIWYNKKLFADQHVATPTTYDQLVAAAAKFKDAGVTPFAADGKDGWPLTRLISGYLYRELGPDALQSVADGKAKLTDPAYVKAAQAVADLGKAGYFGKGVGSIDYDTATQQFLTGKAAMFYMGSWALGDFNDRTKNKIGADNVGFMPFPTVAGGKGSADQIPANVGLPVAVSAKSYDTKVGDWLSCITKNYGAASLKDQGTVSGFKPNGDTGTLPPLTQTVQDTISKTTTSTLWFEALFNTKATETSQTNAAPLVTGSLSAKDFMQKVQTDLDNG; this comes from the coding sequence GTGCACAAGACCCTCAGAACCCGCCGTACCACCCTCCTGGCCACCGTTGCCGCCGCCACCACCTCGAGCCTGCTGCTGAGCGCCTGCGGCGGTGGGAGCGGCTCGGGCGGTGACGCGAAGGCGTTCAGCCTCACCATCAACGACGACAACCACATCGTTCAGCAGGAGCTCACCACCCTGAGCAAGGGCTCCTGCGCGGCGCAGAACAAGGCCCTGCCGCTGAAGATCCAGACGCTCCCGATAGGCAACGTCGACCAGAAGGTGCAGCTGCTCGCCGGCCAGAACGCGCTGCCGGTGCAGTTCGCGGCGGGCGGCACCCCCCAGCTCACCAAGACCCTGGACAAGGCGGGCCAGGTCCTCGACCTGGAGAAGACGCTGAAGGACCTCGGCGTGTGGGACGACCTCCAGCCGGCCGCGATCAAGACCGTCGAGAACCTGTACGGCAAGTTCAACGTCATGCCCTACCAGTTCAACATCGAGGGCATCTGGTACAACAAGAAGCTCTTCGCCGACCAGCACGTGGCCACGCCCACCACCTACGACCAACTGGTCGCGGCCGCCGCGAAGTTCAAGGACGCCGGAGTCACCCCGTTCGCCGCCGACGGCAAGGACGGCTGGCCCCTCACCCGGCTCATCAGCGGCTACCTCTACCGCGAACTCGGCCCGGACGCCCTCCAGTCGGTCGCCGACGGCAAGGCCAAACTGACCGACCCCGCCTACGTGAAGGCCGCGCAGGCCGTCGCCGACCTCGGCAAGGCCGGCTACTTCGGCAAGGGCGTCGGATCGATCGACTACGACACCGCCACCCAGCAGTTCCTCACCGGCAAGGCCGCCATGTTCTACATGGGCAGTTGGGCGCTCGGCGACTTCAACGACAGGACCAAGAACAAGATCGGCGCGGACAACGTCGGCTTCATGCCGTTCCCGACCGTCGCGGGCGGCAAGGGCAGCGCGGACCAGATCCCGGCCAACGTCGGCCTCCCCGTGGCCGTCTCCGCGAAGTCCTACGACACCAAGGTCGGCGACTGGCTCTCCTGCATCACCAAGAACTACGGTGCCGCCTCCCTGAAGGACCAGGGCACCGTCTCCGGGTTCAAGCCCAACGGCGACACCGGCACCCTCCCGCCGCTGACGCAGACCGTGCAGGACACCATCTCGAAGACCACGACCAGCACGCTGTGGTTCGAGGCGCTGTTCAACACGAAGGCGACGGAGACCAGCCAGACGAACGCCGCGCCGCTCGTCACCGGCTCCCTCTCCGCCAAGGACTTCATGCAGAAGGTCCAGACCGACCTCGACAACGGCTGA
- a CDS encoding carbohydrate ABC transporter permease yields the protein MTDTMTAPPRELPPGTRPVTVRKSGHARRLTRNLLVALLVAVEVTPLLWLLLSSFKTQSEFVNDPAWSLPGKWDFHNYADAWTTGHVALYVRNSLLATVPSLALIIVLGTAAGFALEVMVWRGRHQVLLVFLLGIMVPSQMILLPLFRVYFQSGLSGTMWPLIITYTAVGLPLTVFMMATYFRAVPREMFEAATLDGAGMLTAFWRIGFPVVRNAVFTVALVQFFFIWNDLLVSLTFTTNDDLRTVQVGLLNFTGQYGETAFGPLFAAISINVVGALVLYLLINQRIIKGLTAGAVKG from the coding sequence ATGACCGACACCATGACGGCCCCGCCGCGTGAACTCCCGCCCGGTACACGGCCGGTCACCGTCCGAAAGTCCGGCCACGCCCGGCGCCTGACCCGCAACCTGCTCGTCGCCCTGCTGGTGGCCGTCGAGGTGACACCGCTGCTGTGGCTGCTGCTCAGCTCCTTCAAGACGCAGTCGGAGTTCGTCAACGACCCCGCGTGGTCGCTGCCCGGGAAGTGGGACTTCCACAACTACGCCGACGCGTGGACGACCGGCCATGTCGCGCTCTACGTCCGCAACAGCCTCCTGGCCACCGTGCCCTCGCTCGCCCTCATCATCGTGCTCGGCACCGCCGCCGGATTCGCCCTGGAGGTCATGGTGTGGCGCGGCCGCCACCAGGTGCTCCTCGTCTTCCTGCTGGGCATCATGGTGCCCAGCCAGATGATCCTGCTGCCGTTGTTCCGGGTGTACTTCCAGAGCGGGCTGTCCGGCACGATGTGGCCGCTGATCATCACCTACACCGCGGTCGGCCTCCCGCTCACCGTGTTCATGATGGCCACCTACTTCCGGGCGGTCCCGCGCGAGATGTTCGAGGCCGCCACCCTCGACGGCGCCGGCATGCTCACGGCCTTCTGGCGGATCGGGTTCCCCGTCGTGCGCAACGCCGTCTTCACGGTCGCCCTCGTGCAGTTCTTCTTCATCTGGAACGACCTGCTCGTCTCGCTCACCTTCACCACGAACGACGACCTGCGCACCGTCCAGGTGGGGCTGCTCAACTTCACCGGCCAGTACGGCGAGACGGCCTTCGGCCCGCTGTTCGCCGCGATCAGCATCAACGTGGTCGGCGCCCTGGTGCTCTACCTGCTCATCAACCAGCGCATCATCAAGGGCCTGACGGCCGGGGCGGTGAAGGGATGA
- a CDS encoding family 43 glycosylhydrolase — protein sequence MLRSRTTGERHGRAGRSVLAAITVALLTLLGLVTAGPAQALTGDLRMHDPSVIKVGSCYYGFSTGFENDPLNPSGSITLRKTCAGTAASGWTKVGNVWSSTPSWITAKLGSTPPNIWAPDIKYFNGSYHLYYAGSLWGSNYAVMGLATATNIEGPWTDQGMVTDVNYPIDPNVDWGPDGRLYISWGSWTGSGTYMHVLDQSTGKLSTTDNNLWHIAVGIENPTIILNGGYYYLFGSKGTCCSGVNSTYYTVVGRSTSITGPYLDQNGTDMASGGGTTVLTGAYPRVAAGGADAYDDGTSKFLAYHYYDGNNSGQETLDIRQVTFAGGWPVLAAPLGAPNNHLLNRNSAKCADVWSLSTADGAAVNSGNCNSGGNQQWVPTALGSAYELVNVNSGKCLQISGAATTDGAVAVQSTCTGASHQLWTRTAVIGGYVTFANVNSGKCLEVAGASTANGAALDQATCTAGANQQWMVV from the coding sequence ATGCTCAGATCCCGAACAACCGGAGAGCGGCACGGACGCGCGGGGCGCTCCGTCCTCGCCGCGATCACGGTCGCCCTGCTGACCCTCCTCGGCCTGGTCACCGCCGGTCCGGCGCAGGCCCTCACCGGCGACCTCCGCATGCACGACCCGAGCGTCATCAAGGTCGGCAGCTGTTACTACGGATTCTCCACCGGGTTCGAGAACGACCCGCTCAACCCCAGCGGATCCATCACCCTCCGCAAGACGTGCGCCGGCACCGCGGCCTCCGGATGGACCAAGGTCGGCAACGTGTGGTCGTCGACCCCGTCCTGGATCACCGCCAAGCTGGGCTCGACCCCGCCGAACATCTGGGCCCCGGACATCAAGTACTTCAACGGCAGTTACCACCTGTACTACGCCGGTTCGCTCTGGGGCTCGAACTACGCGGTGATGGGCCTCGCCACGGCCACGAACATCGAGGGCCCGTGGACCGACCAGGGCATGGTCACGGACGTCAACTACCCGATCGACCCCAACGTCGACTGGGGCCCCGACGGCCGGCTCTACATCTCCTGGGGCTCCTGGACCGGCAGCGGCACCTACATGCACGTCCTGGACCAGTCCACCGGCAAGCTCTCCACCACCGACAACAACCTCTGGCACATCGCCGTCGGCATCGAGAACCCGACGATCATCCTCAACGGCGGCTACTACTACCTCTTCGGCTCCAAGGGCACCTGTTGCAGCGGGGTCAACAGCACCTACTACACCGTGGTCGGCCGCTCCACCAGCATCACCGGCCCCTACCTCGACCAGAACGGCACGGACATGGCCTCCGGCGGCGGCACCACCGTCCTCACCGGCGCCTACCCCAGGGTGGCGGCCGGCGGCGCCGACGCCTACGACGACGGCACCTCCAAGTTCCTCGCCTACCACTACTACGACGGCAACAACTCCGGTCAGGAGACCCTCGACATCCGCCAGGTGACCTTCGCGGGGGGCTGGCCGGTCCTCGCCGCTCCACTCGGCGCCCCGAACAACCACCTGCTGAACCGCAACAGCGCCAAGTGCGCGGACGTCTGGTCCCTGAGCACGGCGGACGGGGCCGCGGTGAACTCCGGCAACTGCAACTCCGGTGGCAACCAGCAGTGGGTCCCGACCGCGCTCGGCTCCGCCTACGAGCTCGTGAACGTCAACAGCGGCAAGTGCCTTCAGATCTCCGGCGCCGCCACCACCGACGGCGCGGTGGCCGTCCAGTCGACCTGCACCGGGGCCTCCCACCAGCTGTGGACGAGGACGGCCGTGATCGGCGGCTACGTCACCTTCGCCAACGTCAACAGCGGCAAGTGCCTCGAAGTCGCCGGGGCGTCGACCGCCAACGGCGCGGCCCTCGACCAGGCGACCTGCACCGCGGGCGCCAACCAGCAGTGGATGGTCGTCTGA
- a CDS encoding LacI family DNA-binding transcriptional regulator, translating into MQDVADAAGVSVGTVSNVLNHPAKVSPATAERVREAISRLGFVRNDAARSLVSGSTKSIGMVLADIENSLFIDMAHGAQDAARAVGQNLLLANTACDMKLQDDYLDLFDESRVTGVLLAPMEDSTAGIARIRSHGRQVVLLNYAPRPGTCCSVLVNNEHVGYLAARHLIDTGRTRLAYVVAHDDYQPVRDRRRGVRAAVAEAGPGVTLEEIDSVGLTTSHGHVVGAELARRAPEELPDGLVVVADELANAIIHELHTVAGIRVPDQVAVVGCENNRAAGAAAVPLTAVDMPGRMMGQEAIRLLMDEVAAGKQHRHATVVLEPELVVRASAPN; encoded by the coding sequence ATGCAGGATGTCGCCGACGCCGCCGGCGTCTCGGTCGGCACGGTCTCCAACGTGCTGAACCACCCGGCGAAGGTCAGTCCCGCGACGGCGGAACGCGTTCGCGAAGCCATCAGCCGACTGGGTTTCGTGCGCAACGACGCCGCCCGGTCGCTGGTGTCCGGCTCGACCAAGAGCATCGGCATGGTCCTCGCCGACATCGAGAACTCCCTGTTCATCGACATGGCGCACGGAGCGCAGGACGCCGCCCGTGCGGTCGGGCAGAACCTGCTGCTGGCGAACACCGCGTGCGACATGAAACTCCAGGACGACTATCTGGACCTGTTCGACGAGTCCCGGGTGACCGGTGTGCTGCTGGCGCCGATGGAGGACTCCACGGCCGGCATCGCCCGCATCCGCTCGCACGGCCGCCAAGTCGTGCTGCTCAACTACGCCCCGCGGCCCGGCACTTGCTGCTCGGTGCTGGTCAACAACGAGCACGTGGGCTACCTGGCGGCCCGCCATCTCATCGACACCGGGCGCACCCGGCTGGCGTACGTGGTGGCGCACGACGACTACCAGCCCGTGCGCGACCGGCGCAGGGGAGTGCGTGCCGCGGTCGCCGAGGCGGGTCCCGGCGTCACCCTGGAGGAGATCGACAGCGTCGGCCTGACCACTTCCCACGGGCACGTGGTCGGGGCGGAACTCGCCCGCAGGGCGCCTGAAGAGCTGCCCGACGGCCTGGTGGTCGTCGCCGACGAGCTGGCCAACGCCATCATCCACGAGCTGCACACCGTGGCGGGGATCCGGGTGCCGGACCAGGTCGCCGTCGTCGGCTGCGAGAACAACCGCGCGGCGGGCGCCGCGGCGGTGCCGCTGACCGCGGTGGACATGCCGGGCCGGATGATGGGCCAGGAGGCGATCCGGCTGCTGATGGACGAGGTGGCAGCGGGCAAGCAGCACCGGCACGCCACGGTGGTGCTGGAGCCCGAGCTGGTCGTGCGGGCCAGCGCCCCGAACTGA